The window CAAATCAGTTTACTTACTATTCTTCCCTTATACTTAACTAGCTAATTCTCACTTCTTGACATTTTCTCAGGACCACCATCAACCTGGATTACCCTCTTCTTTCATCTCTGTTATAGTCATTTTCCTTGTTCGAAATCAATCTCTAAAATAGCCTCCATaaacagtagttctcaaactttaatgttcaTCGCGATCACCTGGGGAGCCTGTTAAGCATGCCCTTTCCTGAGCTTCACCTCAAATTCTGATTTACGAGGTCTGGGGTGAAGCccaggaatttaatttttaaaataaggcctCCCTCTGTCTACCCCTCCAACTGCCAGGGGACTCTGAGGCATTAACTTTTTTGGGCCATAGATtgacaaaaaatgttttataagaaaACATGAATTAACATCACTTGAATCAAttctttctctgaattttcttAAATGCTAATACTTTTAATAAAGTAACACCATATTAATTCAGCTTCATTAAATTGTAAGTCTTGATACTTGGACAGAAGCCAGTCTGCCAAAAAGAGAGGTGGGAGCCTGAGGATGAATCTCCCTTCAAGATGATAAGTAGAGCTAGCCATGCATATTTAGATAGGTGCCAATTAATTCTTTGCTGATTTATTCATTGACAAAATTCTTTGTTTAGTCCACTCAAGGTCTCATCTACTATTTCTCTCACTTGGATTATTGCCCTAGTCTCTTACCCAGTTTCCCACTTCCTCTGATGCTGCCCAATAGTCTATTTTCCACATTCAACAGAAAACAATTGAAAGGTTTTATTCAGGTGAGTGATAcactagaattttattttttaaagatcacaCCGGTGTTTATCGTAGGATAAGGGCCAAAAGCTTGATTAGGATCTACAAGGCCCTGCATAGTCTACTCCCAACTACCTTTCCAGCCTCATCTTGTTTTATATGCCCCCTTTCTTTCAGTTCCATGACTAGGAACAGTTCCTTCTGCTGCAGAACCTGTGCATAAGCTCTTTCATCAATTTGGAATGTTCTTCTCAGCATCCCCTCCTAACCCCATGTACCCACCCAGACACACACTTAGTTAACCCCTACTTATCTTTTGAATCTTAGCTCAAATGTCTCTTCCACAGAGATACCTCCCTGGCTTCCCACTCTAAGTCAGCTTTCATTGCTATATGTTTTCAGAGAATCATGTTACTTTTCCTCAGAATACTTGTATCAGTTTGTGATTACACAGTCATTATTATTACTGTAATTATTCAATCAATGCCCATCTTCTCTTGTAGATGGCAAGCTCCCTGAGGACCCAAAGCATATCTATTTTTGCTTGTCACTATATCCTCTGCATCTAGCATAATGATCAGCATACAGCAAGCCCTTAATAAACGTATGTTAAGAAATGGGCAGGATTCTCAACGTCAGTGGCACTGAGGCAGACGTTGTGGCGGAGAAGGGCAGTGGCTGTAGCTGCCCTTTCCGTTTCCAGGGTTCTGACCAGGTCCTTGAGGACTTCCACATGGAGATTGGCACAGGACCAGACTCAAGACACACAACTCATAACAGTTGATGAAAAATTGGCTATCACTACTTTAACTGGTGTTCCAGAAGagcatataaaaactagaaaagtcAGGGTCTTTGTTCCTGCTCGCAATAACATGCAGTCTGGAgtaaacaacacaaagaaatggaagatggaGTTTGATACCAGGGAGCGATGGGAAAATCCTTTGATGGGTTGGGCATCAACGGCTGATCCCTTATCCAGCATGGTTCCAAGCTTCCGTACTAAAGAAGATGCAGTTtcctttgcagaaaaaaatggatggaGCTATGACGTTGAAGAGAGGAAGGTTCCAAAACTCAAGTCCAGGTCTTATGGTGCAAACTTTTCTTggaagaaaagaacaagagtATCCACAAAATAGGTTGTCACTGACTATATCTGTGCTTGACTGTGAATAAAGTCAGCTGTGCAGTATTTATAGTCCATGTATAATACATCTCTTAATCTCCTAATAAATTTGACCTttaaactccaaaaaaaaaaaaaaagaaatgggcagGATGAATCCCTTCTGTTCCTTCCCAGAGCAGACCACAATGATCTAAACTTCTCTAGTTTCCTCCCAAAGCTAACACTGTCTTGACTgtgtaggagtgtgtgtgtgtgacatgagTTCAAACTCCCCTAGAGGGAAAACCCCGGTCAAGGTAATAGGACTCAAAACCTACCCACTTAATCTTTAAGCTTTTGGCCAGCTCCATCCGCCAGGGGATGAGACAAGCCTGATGCTGATGGCTCCTGCCCATTGGCCTTTGCACTGAATAGTTAGCTTGTTTCTAGAAGTCATCCAGGCATCATGGTAAAGATGGGATCCTTGTTCAAGTCATTAAGTTGCAGTTCAGCATTATCAAATCTTGTTAGCTATCACCTTAACTAGCAAATGCCCTCTATATTAAACACTGAGTAATTTTACTTTGATTAAGTTATCCATCTCACTCCTTCTGATATGCATGTAATTATAGTTCTTGAAGTGAAATCGAGGAGGAATGGTAACAAGATATTGCTGGTGACAGTGATGGGGGGATGAATGGGTTGCTAGTGTAGTGTGATGTGTCATTTCTTAGCCCAGATGCCATTCAGAATTTCACAAGAGTGGTGCCACCATTTTACATAAAAGCCACATCAACAATCTGGAAAGCTTCAGCTAAAATCACATCTGAGGTTCAAGAATTGAAATATATTGACTCCTTGTCCCTAAGCTTGTGAGTCACCCAGTAAAATCATAGACACAAAAAGATTCAAGGTATTTGAACTAGGGGACAATCAAatacctgaatttttaaaaactcagattgAGTCAGCAGGTTGCCTTTGCTCCCAGCATAAGTAAACTCCACATAAATCCTATGACTCCAGATGGATAGAGGCATAACATACTAATgtttctgtcaaaaacaaaaacaaaaacaaaaaaccttaactACAGAGCAACTGGACAATTCAAATGATTTTCTAATTGGTCATAATTTTCCAAACATTCTTATATCACATACTGACTGTATAATTCATCTGAGAAAAGGCATGCCACAGGAAGACCATAGGCATAACTGGCCTCACAATTACTCTAACTGTCTAAATATTCTGCTATTTGGACTTTTTTTCAATTGTGACTATTTTAACTGTCCTTTCCAATGATGTAATAAGTGATATTCTTCAACATGTGAGATGCTGTTGGCAAACTCTGTGGATCTGAGTAATTTGAGTAGCTTTCAGTAGGTTTTGcaaagccattttattttattttaattaattaattaattaattaattatttatttatttattttgagacagagtcttgctctgtcacctaggctggactgcagtggtgcgatcttggctcactgcaagctccacctcccgggttcacgccattctcctgcctcagcctccccagcagctgggactacaggtgctcgccgccacccctggctaattttttgtatttttagtagagacggggtttcaccatgttagccaggatggtcttgatctcctgaccttgtgattcacccgcctcggcctcccaaagtgctgggattacaggtgtgagccaccacgcctggcctaaagcCCTTTTAATACAATGATTTTTTCAAATGAGTATGCCTTGTATATATGTGTTATGacttttcctttttagttttaacttgtaaatggaataaaattcaaacaaaagtAGAGTTAATAtgaaagtacaaaaagaaaatatccaaagTGCCATACTTTTCAGATAATCTCAACCCATCCTCTGTTAACTTGTACATATGTCCATTAGTCTCTGTGATTAGGAAGCATATTGGAAAATTTATTTCCTTGGTGATACCCAGGTTTTgttcaatatataattttaagtttctCAATAAGACCATCTGTTATGTAAAATAATCTCTTCATTTCCTGAAAATTCATTTACAAAATGTTTGGAAAGTGTCCATTTGATATAATTATTCCTTGCCTACACTCTTTTCCCAATCTCCATTAAAATATgcatgaggattttttttaaatgaggtaatCAGTGAGATCAGATGATAAGTTACTACAGTACCCAGCTCCTTTGCCATGGATAACTGGACTGTGGATAGACACTAGACCCAAAGGCAGTATTTATAGGCTGACCAGTGACCTATGGGGTGGAGTGGCATAAGAATTCTAACCAATCAGATCCTCACTTAAAGGGATTTTCAATTTGAGACTCAAAATATCAGCCCATTGGTCAGTAGTCATAGAAGTAAAAGCAGAAACAGAATAGCTAGCTAACCTAATAGCAGACCTCCTTGTGAGAGGACAGCTTACTGTTGTATGATGAACAATGGTGAAGTTCTTTAGATGGCTTGtgtagtttatttaaaataaactttgattGACTGACATGTGCTGAGCATGTCACTATTCTGTGTAACTTGACTGTGCCTAACACATggatcaacttttaaaaatgttctgaagTCCAGTTGTCAATGTAGAGCAAATAGAGGCTGAACAAAGATAAGAAACCAGGTCTCTTCATTCCTAGTCTAATGATATTTACAAGATCAACTTTACTTTCTTTCAGAAAAGCTTTAGACCTCAATGAGATACTGTTACTTCTTCAGACTTGCTGCTATCAACTGCATCAACACTATGATGCTATCTTATGTATAGGAAAGCTTGATGACAATCTGTGAAAGGACAGGCAAATTTCCAGGtgctatatgtaaaatatttgattGACGAAAACATCACTCCTAGGAATTAAAGAAAAGCTACACGTAGTCACTCAAAGCTCTGGTGAGGGAAACCCGCACCCAGAACCACACTTAACTCTTCAGTTGGAAAACAATTTTTGTCAAATGTTTCAGGAGAAGCCTTTAAGTACGCTTTGTATGCTCAGATGTGATTAAATGTACCTCTTCTGAGTAAATCTGCCTCTACACCAGATCTGTTTAAAGTTTTTGGACAGCACCACCATTTCCCTCACTTCTTGGGATAGTATCCCCCAAGATTCAACTTTCTAGCAGTGATTATTTCAAGGCCAGGAAACTTTACCTAAATTAAGCTAAGAAATATAATGTCTCGTgctgatttttcaaaatttaaattctccatctctgaaaaatttctttgtaTTATGAGGTATCTGGACTGGTGAAACCTAATTTGTAAGACTTTCCAAATATTGGTAGGTTCAGCTGATCTACAGAATCAAAGTGGCTTAAAAGAAACTTTGACTCTATTTCTTTGAACCTCCATggccacatctgtaaaatgagaatgataaaaCTTGCCATGCCAATATAACCCTCCTGAATTTTAGAACATGAGAGTTGGAAATGCCTCTCCCAAGTGATCTCATCCATCCTCCCTGCTTTACCTTGTGGTTAAGGTATGAGCATCAAATGAGAGAGATGCATTTAGAAGAATGCTACAAGGTATTAACATCATcactctttgtttttatttgagtgATGCCATTACTAACTGTTCCAAAGGAGCTTCTTGGCTCTTTATTTATTGGTTATCTTGATTGAAAAGACCTCCAGACTAGCTAAAGTCCTGGACATTAGCTCTATGCAGAATAAcagccagtatttttttttcctgtctgttctctctgtttctgtctccacCTTTGATAGTTATATCTAAATTTATCCCCAGAAAAACCAACATATATTCTTAACCAAGACAGCACTTCCTAATTTGTCCTGTTCAGGTCTCATCCTCCTTGTAGAAAACCAGTATGTCTTAGCTGAAAAAGCTTTGAGACATAATCTTGTCTAGAGAATCCTTAATGCCAGTCTGCAAACCAGCTGCATCTGAATTACCCAGGGGACTTTTGACAAATGTAGACTTTCGTTTGTAGTTTTGTTAAACTTTTAttacaaaaaattcaaacaaacaaaaaatgacagCCTGTCATGAAGAACTCTTAGATACTTACCACCCAACTTACACAATTAACCACCCATGTTTaatcttatttcatttatatctcatccaaatctcatgtataaatatttcaaaatgcaaacatatattttatttttgttttttcaaataaatgttccTGGAATTCTGATTTGGTAGGTTTGGTATAGGGCCCGGGAATCTGTATTTGTAATAGATGAATCTGATATGCAATTTTGAGAACAGTTGTGTTTGATTCTCCTTCTCATACATAGAGAAACAGAAGCTAAACAAGGAAGTCATTAGCTGAAGTTTACTCCATTGCTTTATCCTAAAGACGGGTTACTGTTTTGAAAGGAGAAATATTCTAAAGACcattcagaagaaacaaaaacaaaaacaaaaacaaaacaaaacataacaaaaaagcaCTATTTGAGTGGTAAATGCTTTGAAAATAACAGGCTAATACCAGGAGGCAAGGAAGCAACTTTCTGAGATGTCAACTAAGCAATGAAGCCTTCCCAGTCCACACTGAAGTCTCATGCCTTTGAGCTCAGCCTTCATTGACTGGACTACTCATTTGGAAGTTAATCACAGGCAGCCTTGTGACAGCTCATGTATTATGGAATCGATTtcactcttttatttttgagacggagtctcgctcagtcgcccaggctggagtgcagtggcgcgatctcggttcactgcaagctccgcctcccgggttcacgccactctcttgcctcagcctcccgagtagctgggactacaggcgcctgccaccacgctcggctaattttttgtatttttagtagagacggggtttcaccgtgttagccaggatggtctcgatctcctgacctcgtgatccccccgcctcggcctcccaaagtggtgggattacaggcgttagccaccgcacccggccagatttCACTCTTAAATTGCCTTAACTCTCCAACCAAATTGTAAGCTTATGAAGGGTAGGGACCTTGCCTGATTCAGCTTTGTACcactctcctccccacctcctaaCAGAACCCCGTTTGGTGTCCTGtcacatgtgatattttattgcagTGCATTACTTCTTACTTTATATCACTAGGAGATTACTTCACCGCATTTCTATGCTGATGTGCTAAATGTAGAGAAAAAGTGAGTGTGTCTCATAATGTACCTAAATACAAGGACTATGTATTGTGATCTATGTGTCGTGATTCAAAAGGTTCTGTTGGAATGTCCTGAACCAAATTCATTTCTTCAGCGGCTCACCATATTGCCTGGAATTGCTACCCTTTACCATCTCTTTAAGTGACTGGATTGAAACCCTAAAGTTCACACAGGAGTTAATCCAGAAGCTCCTTAGCATAAATTAGCTGACAGAGCTGATTGCATTTATGAGGCAGATCTCTTTGATGTCATAAAGGGATCATAGGCTTCAGGTCAATAGCTCAATTGGGATTCTCCAGTGGAAGTTAAGGGGCTGTTGGGTACCCCATGGGTGGAAATACGTTTGCTGAAAAGGGGCACAGTGGTTAAGAATGCAGGTTTTGGAGTGAGATGGATTTAAATCTCAGTCCTGAGTCTACCATTGACTAGTTAGTTATGTGACATCGGAgtagtcacttaacttctctgaccctcatttcgttcatctgtaaaacagagggTTAACAATAGaactcaatttcatttattcaacaaatttgaGGGCCATCTatttgctaggcactgtgctagggaCTGGGGATACCAGATAGCAAGGCCAGATAAGGTCTCTGCAGTCCTGAACTTTAattctacatttaaaattttgctgaGGCTAACATGAGATAATGCCCGTGAAGAACTTAGCATGGTGGTTGGATTTGGGAAACACGACAAACATCACTTATCTTTATGGTTATTATTATCCAGGAAAGAAGGTGAATGGCaccacagaaaaatatttcacaatttgcCCGAGACTCATGCTGGTAAAGAAAAAATTTGGCTCAGATCCCCCAAGCCTATGAGAAGGCTAGAAGCAACCCACAAAAGGACATttgaggaatggagaaaaatcttcCTCAACCAAGAAGATATTCTTATTTCTGCTTAAAACCACAGCATACCAAAAGAAGCGCTCTTACCACAGCAGCCAATGCCATGTTGGGGTCTACTTAAGCCAGAATGTTTTTATCACGTGGGTTCATGCGATAGCCAGAGCAACAGAGGTATTGATAAGATTTGGCTATGTCCCCTacaaaatctcaccttgaattgtagctcccataatccccacatgtcatgggagggacctggtgggaggtaattgaatcatgggggcaggttttttccatgctgttctcatgatagtgaataagtctcatgagatctgatggttttataaagggcagtttccctccacacgctctcttgcctgctgccatgtcagatgtgcctttgctcctcctctgcctttggccataattgtgaggcctccccagccgtgtggaactgtgggtccattaaaactccttttctttataaaatacccagtttCGGATATTTCTTCATaccagtatgagaatggactaatacaggtatTGTGAGTGAGCTTTTTGTAGTTGAGGCAAACACCCTGTGTACTTTAATGTTTGCACAATCACAGGCAGAGAGGGTGAAAATTCTCTGTGATGAGCATCAACAGGCCTGATATTAGGAAATGATCATTGATCTGGTGAGAACTAGTTTGAAATTCAATACACAGAAAATGAAGAATAGCTACAAGACAATGAAGAGATAAATGATAATGCAAGAGGAGGGTACAGGGCTTACCTCTGAAGACATGACTTGAAACTCCAATGTAAAATATCCAGGGAGGCAGGCTGACCTTGAGCTTGGTTCAGAAGGGAATTGAGAGGGGAGAGGTGTAATCTGGAAGGTAGGGTAGGGAAGGAGCACCCAGATCTCCAAGGGTCATGCCCAGCATGCAAGATAATGGGTCTAGTCTAGGAAACAACAATAACTTTAGTCCCCATCTACTAATATGGTTGAAACTTCCAATATATTTTCTGCCCTGGTCAGGACTAGCTTAATCACTTGGCAGGGCTGAGCCTGTAGACACCTTACATTAGTGTCTCCAGCTGAACAGGCCTGACATCAGGtgtctttgttttatttgtacCATAATAGAAAAGGAGAGATAAAACTCACAAGCTACAGGGTCAAGCTTAGCAGGTGTGTATAGAAACATCTGAACACACACAGCAGGATTCTCAAAGATCCAGACCCAGATATACAGACTCATATTCAGATCCACATTTGAGAGTCAATATTCAATCATTTTTCAAGTGACTGCTTATTCCTACCTTACCTTAATTTATGTAGAAAGCTAATACTTATgcattgtatatattcatggctTAAAAAAAGGGCCATTGAATACATCTAAAGACGAGTTTTGAACAGGTCTTTTGCCtgtgttctctttttcttcccgcAACTGACTAATGCTAGATTCCAAAGGTCACTTGTCTTTAGCAATTACTCTGAAGCACTACATCCTACCTGCAGCCTTTTAAACATTCTAGCCTAAAGAGGATTCATTCTATTTTCTTGGAAATAAATGTGAACTGTCAATCGAATGCCACTAATAAACGTTTCTAATTGATGTTTGAAGAGGGGGATTTTTCCCTTAGGCAGGCTGCCTTTTATCTTAGTCAGTGGCCTTGttgtttataaaaaaattatttgtgcatTCATAAAGCATAGGATGAGAGTTAAAGGACAATACTTCACTTTTCTGTTTGTCAAATTGGATAAAGGCACCATTAGTACtgaagagtttttcttttctcatgatTTAAGGCCAGTATGTTCTAATAGCCAAATCAAACACAGATTCAGATATCAGTTTCACTTtcatgaaatgaaaatatctaCCCCCATCAAATGCCTGAGGCCAAATCATGTGTTGCAAAGTTTGAATTTTGCTCCTTCCATTCCCTACTTCAGTgccccatcatttttttttttaattgtaatatgGGGATTACAGTAGCTACCTCATAGAGGTCCTGTGAAAATTAGGGTAAATAAGATAACCATTGTGGTTGTTGGAGGGAGAAATAATATCTGATTT of the Pongo abelii isolate AG06213 chromosome X, NHGRI_mPonAbe1-v2.0_pri, whole genome shotgun sequence genome contains:
- the LOC100432124 gene encoding NADH dehydrogenase [ubiquinone] iron-sulfur protein 4, mitochondrial-like: MFESQGFQHYIPNTSRAVALSTTVAKWAGFSTSVALRQTLWRRRAVAVAALSVSRVLTRSLRTSTWRLAQDQTQDTQLITVDEKLAITTLTGVPEEHIKTRKVRVFVPARNNMQSGVNNTKKWKMEFDTRERWENPLMGWASTADPLSSMVPSFRTKEDAVSFAEKNGWSYDVEERKVPKLKSRSYGANFSWKKRTRVSTK